AGGATATCCGGATGGCCGTTTAAGCACCCGATGCCGAGCTTTTTCAGATTGACTTTGATTGAGGCTGTCCGGGTGTGGTTTTCGGTGCCTTCTATGATGGCTGCGGCAAACGGGGTGCCGATAATGTCTGAGGAGACATTTTGTTCATCGGTGTAGACCAGGTATGGAGTACGGCTGGAGTAATCACGATAGATAGAGTTGATCGTGTCACGTTTGATCGGATTTTGCAGATCGTCCTGGAGATTGATGACCAGGATGATCAGGGAACCTGATGAGGTCGGAATCCGCACTGATTCTGCGATGAAGCCGATATTGCCCATCTCTGGGATGACAAGCTTCAAGGCCTTGGCAGCGCCGGTGGTGGTCAGGATGATGTTGTTTAAGATACTTCGATTCTTTCGCAGGTCGGTTGCCCCTGCGCTGGGCAGGCGGTCCAGGACCTGTTGACTGCCGGTGGCGGCGTGGATAGTGACCATTGAAGCGCTCAGGAAATTGTCGGCCCCGAAGTGATCCATCAGTGGTTTGATCATGTACGACAGGCAGGTTGTGGTGCATGAAGCGCCGGAGATCAGACTGTGCTTGGTGGGGATATAGTCGTCGGTGTTGATGCCCATAACTGTGGTGATGGCATCATCCGGCATGTTCAATCCCTTGGCCTTGATCTTGAAGGGGGCGGAGAGGATCACCTTTTCCGCCCCGGCCTTGAGATGACCGCGCAATGCTCCCTTGGGGGCATCGGCGTCGGCGGTGGGGTCA
This Desulfobulbaceae bacterium DNA region includes the following protein-coding sequences:
- a CDS encoding glyceraldehyde-3-phosphate dehydrogenase, with protein sequence MKLGINGLGRIGKLSVWHHAGRKHFSEIVVNIGREVGQGLNDLAASIERDSTYGKLSNYLFGFKGGRVIENLNEEKGTMTVNGVPLTILRQSRNPGDIKWKENGVRLVVDTTGVFNDPTADADAPKGALRGHLKAGAEKVILSAPFKIKAKGLNMPDDAITTVMGINTDDYIPTKHSLISGASCTTTCLSYMIKPLMDHFGADNFLSASMVTIHAATGSQQVLDRLPSAGATDLRKNRSILNNIILTTTGAAKALKLVIPEMGNIGFIAESVRIPTSSGSLIILVINLQDDLQNPIKRDTINSIYRDYSSRTPYLVYTDEQNVSSDIIGTPFAAAIIEGTENHTRTASIKVNLKKLGIGCLNGHPDILDIPVTQTVIYGWYDNELGSYTNMLADRTVSIAEQMV